The Castor canadensis chromosome 8, mCasCan1.hap1v2, whole genome shotgun sequence genome contains a region encoding:
- the Usp49 gene encoding ubiquitin carboxyl-terminal hydrolase 49 has product MDRCKHVGRLRLAQDHSILNPQKWCCLDCGTTESVWACLKCSHVACGRYIEDHALKHFDETGHPLAMEVRDLYVFCYLCKDYVLNDNPEGDLKLLRSSLLAVRGQKQDQPVRRGRTLRSMASGEDVVPPQRTPQGQPQMLTALWHRRQRLLARTLRLWFEKSSRGRAKVEQRRREEALERKKEAARQRRREVKRRLLEELASAPPRKSARLLLHAPRAGPAPRPAALAAPRRAPASASAAPLKPRRLPTVAPGVTGLRNLGNTCYMNSILQVLSHLQKFRECFLNLDPSTSEHLFPQATNGKPQLSGRPPSGCASAPELSARNDRADACEREGLCWNGASISRSLELIQNKEPSSKHISLCHELHTLFRVMWSGKWALVSPFAMLHSVWSLIPAFRGYDQQDAQEFLCELLHKVQQELEAEGSTRRILIPFSQKRLTKQVLKVVNTIFHGQLLSQVTCISCNYKSNTIEPFWDLSLEFPERYHCIEKGFAPLNQTECLLTEMLAKFTETEALEGRIYACDQCNSKRRKSNPKPLVLSEARKQLMIYRLPQVLRLHLKRFRWSGRNHREKIGVHVVFDQVLTMEPYCCRDMLSSLDKETFAYDLSAVVMHHGKGFGSGHYTAYCYNTEGGFWVHCNDSKLNVCSVEEVCKTQAYILFYTQRTVQGNARISEPQLRAQVQSSNKDESKPQPFP; this is encoded by the exons ATGGATAGATGCAAACATGTGGGGCGGTTACGACTCGCCCAGGACCACTCCATCCTGAACCCTCAGAAGTGGTGCTGCCTGGACTGCGGCACCACCGAGTCGGTGTGGGCCTGCCTCAAGTGCTCGCACGTGGCCTGCGGCCGCTACATTGAGGACCACGCGCTGAAACACTTTGACGAGACGGGGCACCCGCTGGCCATGGAGGTCCGGGATCTCTACGTGTTCTGTTACCTGTGCAAGGACTACGTGCTCAATGACAACCCGGAGGGGGACCTGAAGCTGCTGAGAAGCTCCCTCCTGGCGGTCCGGGGCCAGAAGCAGGACCAGCCGGTGAGACGCGGACGGACGCTGCGATCTATGGCTTCGGGGGAGGACGTGGTCCCGCCGCAGCGCACTCCTCAGGGACAGCCGCAGATGCTCACGGCTCTGTGGCACCGGCGCCAGCGCTTGCTGGCCAGGACGCTGCGACTGTGGTTCGAGAAGAGCTCGCGGGGCCGGGCGAAGGTGGAGCAGCGGCGGCGGGAGGAGGCGCTGGAGCGCAAGAAGGAGGCGGCGCGGCAGCGGCGGCGCGAGGTGAAGCGGCGGCTGCTGGAGGAGCTGGCCAGCGCCCCTCCGCGCAAGAGCGCGCGCCTGCTGCTGCACGCGCCCCGCGCCGGGCCCGCCCCGCGCCCCGCCGCCCTCGCCGCGCCTCGCCGCGCGCCCGCCAGCGCCAGCGCCGCCCCGCTCAAGCCGCGCCGCCTGCCCACCGTGGCCCCCGGCGTCACGGGCCTGCGCAACCTGGGCAACACCTGCTACATGAACTCCATCCTCCAGGTGCTCAGCCACCTCCAGAAGTTCCGGGAATGCTTCCTGAACCTCGACCCTTCCACCTCCGAGCACCTGTTTCCCCAAGCCACCAACGGGAAGCCTCAGCTCTCGGGCAGGCCGCCCAGCGGCTGCGCCTCCGCCCCCGAGCTGTCAGCCAGAAATGACAGGGCCGACGCGTGCGAGCGGGAGGGCCTCTGCTGGAACGGGGCCTCCATCAGCAGGAGCCTGGAGCTCATCCAGAACAAGGAACCCAGCTCCAAGCACATTTCCCTCTGCCACGAACTGCACACCCTCTTCCGAGTCATGTGGTCCGGGAAGTGGGCCCTGGTGTCGCCCTTTGCCATGCTTCACTCGGTGTGGAGCCTGATCCCTGCCTTCCGCGGCTACGACCAGCAGGACGCACAGGAATTTCTCTGCGAGCTCCTGCACAAAGTGCAGCAGGAACTCGAGGCCGAGGGCTCCACTCGTCGAATCCTCATCCCCTTCTCCCAGAAGAGGCTCACCAAGCAGGTCTTAAAGGTGGTCAACACCATATTCCACGGACAGCTGCTCAGTCAG GTCACGTGTATATCATGCAATTACAAGTCCAATACCATTGAGCCCTTTTGGGATCTGTCCCTGGAATTCCCTGAACGCTATCACTGCATAGAAAAGGGGTTTGCTCCTTTGAATCAGACAGAGTGCCTGCTCACGGAGATGTTGGCCAAGTTCACTGAGACAGAGGCCCTGGAAGGGAGAATCTATGCTTGTGACCAGTGTAACA GCAAACGACGAAAATCCAATCCAAAACCCCTTGTTCTGAGTGAAGCTAGAAAGCAGTTGATGATCTACAGACTACCTCAGGTCCTCCGGCTGCATCTTAAAAGATTCAG GTGGTCTGGCCGTAATCATCGAGAGAAGATTGGGGTCCATGTCGTCTTTGACCAGGTATTAACCATGGAACCTTACTGCTGCAGGGACATGCTCTCCTCTCTTGACAAAGAAACCTTTGCCTATGATCTCTCCGCAGTGGTCATGCATCACGGGAAGGGGTTTGGCTCAGGACACTACACAGCCTATTGCTACAACACAGAGGGAG GTTTTTGGGTCCACTGCAATGACTCAAAGCTGAATGTATGCAGTGTCGAGGAAGTGTGCAAAACCCAGGCCTACATTCTTTTTTACACTCAAAGAACAGTGCAGGGCAATGCAAGAATCTCAGAACCCCAACTTCGAGCTCAGGTGCAGTCCAGCAACAAGGATGAAAGCAAACCACAGCCGTTCCCCTGA
- the Tomm6 gene encoding mitochondrial import receptor subunit TOM6 homolog, whose product MASSGVTVNAAGPANEAPEIPDNVGDWLRGVYRFATDRNDFRRNLILNLGLFAAGVWLARNLSDIDLMAK is encoded by the exons ATGGCTTCCAGCGGCGTGACGGTGAACGCTGCTGGCCCGGCAAATGAAGCCCCAGAGATTCCGGACAATGTGGGAGACTGGCTCCGGGGCGTCTACCGCTTTGCCACCGACAGGAATGACTTCCGGAG GAACTTGATCCTCAATTTGGGACTCTTTGCTGCCGGAGTTTGGCTGGCTAGGAACCTCAGTGACATTGACCTAATGGCCAAGTAG
- the Prickle4 gene encoding prickle-like protein 4 isoform X2: MQSTANMEEGASPLLGPHPPPPLLPEALLGEVATPGPQCGQLILATFHRKPDLRDRAGRKQTLSPMLVPRSGWSHQEDSPISRKPGTPTKEPGTSTNSDSDSSHLPEEDLGDTSAQGPAMLSLGLPRLDTNQTSKWPELRSLLQQLPPQDSDERYCLALGEEELVELRLFCAQRKQKALGQGVACLLPPKLEGHTCEKCRLPLKPGEYGVFAARAGKQRCWHRPCFSCQACGQALINLIYFYHEGHLYCGRHHAELLRPRCPACDQLIFSLRCTEAEGQRWHENHFCCQDCAEPLGGGRYALPGGSPCCPSCFESRYSDGNASPAAALEGQASLGKGGEGTDQRRRGWRLRLGRAEGRPLAPGPRRSIPPAAPRPPTATPRPEHRGPQLSPRVPGRSAPRASGAHPAPRSGLRRRTRSRAGDEASHWWTKAGTGGGPWSGLAAAAQMARGGAGREAEPNPGLSSSRSLCKPGAGLRQAFLTRPGTGESGRHRTEAQDRASLEAGTISRAALPAAAAGSSLGIQSGPPEGREQERLETPHNLTEDASCPTCSSSSDSEPEGFFLGQRLPLAWKTPGNLQADDSDTSRKHCTLC; the protein is encoded by the exons ATGCAAAGTACAGCCAACATGGAAGAGGGTGCAAGTCCCCTCCTGGGGCCTCATCCGCCTCCTCCCTTGTTGCCTGAAGCACTGTTAGGGGAAGTGGCTACTCCTGGCCCTCAGTGTGGACAGCTCATCCTGGCCACCTTCCACAGGAAACCTGACCTGAGGGACAGAGCAGGAAGGAAGCAG ACTTTGTCACCAATGTTAGTGCCGAGGTCTGGCTGGTCCCACCAAGAGGACAGTCCCATCTCCAGGAAGCCAGGAACACCAACAAAGGAGCCAGGAACATCAACAAACTCAGACAGTGACTCAAGCCACCTGCCAGAGGAAGACCTTGGAGATACCTCTGCTCAG GGTCCTGCCATGCTGAGCTTGGGCCTGCCTCGCCTGGACACCAACCAAACCTCCAAGTGGCCTGAGCTTCGGAGCCTCTTGCAGCAGCTCCCTCCACAGGACAGTGAT GAACGCTACTGCCTGGCTCTTGGGGAGGAAGAGCTGGTGGAGCTGCGGCTCTTCTGTGCCCAGAggaagcagaaggccctgggaCAAGGGGTGGCATGCCTGCTACCTCCCAAGCTTGAAGGACACACCTGTGAGAAG TGCAGGTTGCCGCTGAAGCCAGGAGAGTACGGAGTGTTCGCAGCCAGGGCAGGCAAGCAGCGCTGCTGGCACCGGCCTTGTTTTTCTTGCCAGGCCTGTGGCCAGGCCCTGATAAACCTCATCTATTTCTACCACGAGGGGCATCTCTACTGTGGCCGTCATCATGCTGAGTTGCTGCGGCCACGCTGCCCTGCTTGTGACCAG ctGATTTTCTCCCTGCGCTGCACGGAGGCAGAGGGACAGCGCTGGCACGAGAACCACTTCTGCTGCCAGGACTGCGCTGAGCCTCTGGGTGGGGGACGTTATGCCCTGCCTGGGGGCAGCCCCTGCTGCCCCAGCTGCTTCGAGAGCCGCTACTCCGATGGGAACGCTAGCCCAGCGGCGGCATTGGAGGGACAGGCGTCCCTTGGTAAGGGAGGAGAAGGTACAGATCAAAGAAGGAGGGGGTGGCGGCTTAGGCTGGGCAGAGCAGAGGGCCGGCCCCTCGCCCCGGGCCCACGCCGTTCCATCCCTCCAGCAGCGCCCCGTCCTCCCACCGCAACCCCCAGACCCGAGCATCGGGGCCCGCAGCTCTCACCGCGCGTCCCTGGCCGGAGCGCTCCAAGGGCCTCCGGAGCCCACCCCGCGCCACGGTCGGGGCTGCGGCGCCGGACTCGCTCCCGGGCGGGGGACGAGGCCTCCCACTGGTGGACGAAGGCGGGGACAGGCGGGGGCCCCTGGAGTGGACTCGCGGCGGCGGCGCAAATGgcccggggcggggcggggcgggaggCTGAGCCCAACCCTGGCTTAAGCTCCAGCCGCTCGCTGTGCAAGCCTGGTGCAGGTCTGAGACAGGCGTTTCTGACCCGGCCAGGAACCGGGGAGTCAGGACGCCACCGAACCGAAGCACAGGACCGCGCCTCCTTGGAGGCCGGGACCATCTCCCGAGCAGCTCTTCCCGCCGCTGCCGCCGGCTCCAGCCTGGGGATTCAGAGTGGGCCACCCGAAGGGCGGGAGCAAGAGCGCCTGGAGACGCCCCATAATCTCACGGAGGACGCCTCCTGCCCCACCTGCTCTTCTTCCTCTGACTCGGAACCCGAAGGCTTTTTCTTAGGTCAGCGCCTTCCCCTGGCCTGGAAGACCCCCGGAAACCTTCAGGCAGATGACAGCGACACCTCCAGGAAGCACTGCACCCTTTGCTAG
- the Prickle4 gene encoding prickle-like protein 4 isoform X1 produces MGRELESRKTFPSLGLSVSAFQGRCGLGRSAPLILFAPAWSSMQSTANMEEGASPLLGPHPPPPLLPEALLGEVATPGPQCGQLILATFHRKPDLRDRAGRKQTLSPMLVPRSGWSHQEDSPISRKPGTPTKEPGTSTNSDSDSSHLPEEDLGDTSAQGPAMLSLGLPRLDTNQTSKWPELRSLLQQLPPQDSDERYCLALGEEELVELRLFCAQRKQKALGQGVACLLPPKLEGHTCEKCRLPLKPGEYGVFAARAGKQRCWHRPCFSCQACGQALINLIYFYHEGHLYCGRHHAELLRPRCPACDQLIFSLRCTEAEGQRWHENHFCCQDCAEPLGGGRYALPGGSPCCPSCFESRYSDGNASPAAALEGQASLGKGGEGTDQRRRGWRLRLGRAEGRPLAPGPRRSIPPAAPRPPTATPRPEHRGPQLSPRVPGRSAPRASGAHPAPRSGLRRRTRSRAGDEASHWWTKAGTGGGPWSGLAAAAQMARGGAGREAEPNPGLSSSRSLCKPGAGLRQAFLTRPGTGESGRHRTEAQDRASLEAGTISRAALPAAAAGSSLGIQSGPPEGREQERLETPHNLTEDASCPTCSSSSDSEPEGFFLGQRLPLAWKTPGNLQADDSDTSRKHCTLC; encoded by the exons ATGGGGAGGGAGCTGGAG TCCCGGAAAACCTTTCCGTCTCTCGGGCTCTCCGTCTCTGCCTTTCAGGGCAGGTGTGGGTTGGGGAGATCCGCGCCCCTCATCCTGTTTGCACCTGCGTGGAG TTCCATGCAAAGTACAGCCAACATGGAAGAGGGTGCAAGTCCCCTCCTGGGGCCTCATCCGCCTCCTCCCTTGTTGCCTGAAGCACTGTTAGGGGAAGTGGCTACTCCTGGCCCTCAGTGTGGACAGCTCATCCTGGCCACCTTCCACAGGAAACCTGACCTGAGGGACAGAGCAGGAAGGAAGCAG ACTTTGTCACCAATGTTAGTGCCGAGGTCTGGCTGGTCCCACCAAGAGGACAGTCCCATCTCCAGGAAGCCAGGAACACCAACAAAGGAGCCAGGAACATCAACAAACTCAGACAGTGACTCAAGCCACCTGCCAGAGGAAGACCTTGGAGATACCTCTGCTCAG GGTCCTGCCATGCTGAGCTTGGGCCTGCCTCGCCTGGACACCAACCAAACCTCCAAGTGGCCTGAGCTTCGGAGCCTCTTGCAGCAGCTCCCTCCACAGGACAGTGAT GAACGCTACTGCCTGGCTCTTGGGGAGGAAGAGCTGGTGGAGCTGCGGCTCTTCTGTGCCCAGAggaagcagaaggccctgggaCAAGGGGTGGCATGCCTGCTACCTCCCAAGCTTGAAGGACACACCTGTGAGAAG TGCAGGTTGCCGCTGAAGCCAGGAGAGTACGGAGTGTTCGCAGCCAGGGCAGGCAAGCAGCGCTGCTGGCACCGGCCTTGTTTTTCTTGCCAGGCCTGTGGCCAGGCCCTGATAAACCTCATCTATTTCTACCACGAGGGGCATCTCTACTGTGGCCGTCATCATGCTGAGTTGCTGCGGCCACGCTGCCCTGCTTGTGACCAG ctGATTTTCTCCCTGCGCTGCACGGAGGCAGAGGGACAGCGCTGGCACGAGAACCACTTCTGCTGCCAGGACTGCGCTGAGCCTCTGGGTGGGGGACGTTATGCCCTGCCTGGGGGCAGCCCCTGCTGCCCCAGCTGCTTCGAGAGCCGCTACTCCGATGGGAACGCTAGCCCAGCGGCGGCATTGGAGGGACAGGCGTCCCTTGGTAAGGGAGGAGAAGGTACAGATCAAAGAAGGAGGGGGTGGCGGCTTAGGCTGGGCAGAGCAGAGGGCCGGCCCCTCGCCCCGGGCCCACGCCGTTCCATCCCTCCAGCAGCGCCCCGTCCTCCCACCGCAACCCCCAGACCCGAGCATCGGGGCCCGCAGCTCTCACCGCGCGTCCCTGGCCGGAGCGCTCCAAGGGCCTCCGGAGCCCACCCCGCGCCACGGTCGGGGCTGCGGCGCCGGACTCGCTCCCGGGCGGGGGACGAGGCCTCCCACTGGTGGACGAAGGCGGGGACAGGCGGGGGCCCCTGGAGTGGACTCGCGGCGGCGGCGCAAATGgcccggggcggggcggggcgggaggCTGAGCCCAACCCTGGCTTAAGCTCCAGCCGCTCGCTGTGCAAGCCTGGTGCAGGTCTGAGACAGGCGTTTCTGACCCGGCCAGGAACCGGGGAGTCAGGACGCCACCGAACCGAAGCACAGGACCGCGCCTCCTTGGAGGCCGGGACCATCTCCCGAGCAGCTCTTCCCGCCGCTGCCGCCGGCTCCAGCCTGGGGATTCAGAGTGGGCCACCCGAAGGGCGGGAGCAAGAGCGCCTGGAGACGCCCCATAATCTCACGGAGGACGCCTCCTGCCCCACCTGCTCTTCTTCCTCTGACTCGGAACCCGAAGGCTTTTTCTTAGGTCAGCGCCTTCCCCTGGCCTGGAAGACCCCCGGAAACCTTCAGGCAGATGACAGCGACACCTCCAGGAAGCACTGCACCCTTTGCTAG
- the Prickle4 gene encoding prickle-like protein 4 isoform X3 → MGRELESRKTFPSLGLSVSAFQGRCGLGRSAPLILFAPAWSSMQSTANMEEGASPLLGPHPPPPLLPEALLGEVATPGPQCGQLILATFHRKPDLRDRAGRKQTLSPMLVPRSGWSHQEDSPISRKPGTPTKEPGTSTNSDSDSSHLPEEDLGDTSAQGPAMLSLGLPRLDTNQTSKWPELRSLLQQLPPQDSDERYCLALGEEELVELRLFCAQRKQKALGQGVACLLPPKLEGHTCEKCRLPLKPGEYGVFAARAGKQRCWHRPCFSCQACGQALINLIYFYHEGHLYCGRHHAELLRPRCPACDQLIFSLRCTEAEGQRWHENHFCCQDCAEPLGGGRYALPGGSPCCPSCFESRYSDGNASPAAALEGQASLGTGESGRHRTEAQDRASLEAGTISRAALPAAAAGSSLGIQSGPPEGREQERLETPHNLTEDASCPTCSSSSDSEPEGFFLGQRLPLAWKTPGNLQADDSDTSRKHCTLC, encoded by the exons ATGGGGAGGGAGCTGGAG TCCCGGAAAACCTTTCCGTCTCTCGGGCTCTCCGTCTCTGCCTTTCAGGGCAGGTGTGGGTTGGGGAGATCCGCGCCCCTCATCCTGTTTGCACCTGCGTGGAG TTCCATGCAAAGTACAGCCAACATGGAAGAGGGTGCAAGTCCCCTCCTGGGGCCTCATCCGCCTCCTCCCTTGTTGCCTGAAGCACTGTTAGGGGAAGTGGCTACTCCTGGCCCTCAGTGTGGACAGCTCATCCTGGCCACCTTCCACAGGAAACCTGACCTGAGGGACAGAGCAGGAAGGAAGCAG ACTTTGTCACCAATGTTAGTGCCGAGGTCTGGCTGGTCCCACCAAGAGGACAGTCCCATCTCCAGGAAGCCAGGAACACCAACAAAGGAGCCAGGAACATCAACAAACTCAGACAGTGACTCAAGCCACCTGCCAGAGGAAGACCTTGGAGATACCTCTGCTCAG GGTCCTGCCATGCTGAGCTTGGGCCTGCCTCGCCTGGACACCAACCAAACCTCCAAGTGGCCTGAGCTTCGGAGCCTCTTGCAGCAGCTCCCTCCACAGGACAGTGAT GAACGCTACTGCCTGGCTCTTGGGGAGGAAGAGCTGGTGGAGCTGCGGCTCTTCTGTGCCCAGAggaagcagaaggccctgggaCAAGGGGTGGCATGCCTGCTACCTCCCAAGCTTGAAGGACACACCTGTGAGAAG TGCAGGTTGCCGCTGAAGCCAGGAGAGTACGGAGTGTTCGCAGCCAGGGCAGGCAAGCAGCGCTGCTGGCACCGGCCTTGTTTTTCTTGCCAGGCCTGTGGCCAGGCCCTGATAAACCTCATCTATTTCTACCACGAGGGGCATCTCTACTGTGGCCGTCATCATGCTGAGTTGCTGCGGCCACGCTGCCCTGCTTGTGACCAG ctGATTTTCTCCCTGCGCTGCACGGAGGCAGAGGGACAGCGCTGGCACGAGAACCACTTCTGCTGCCAGGACTGCGCTGAGCCTCTGGGTGGGGGACGTTATGCCCTGCCTGGGGGCAGCCCCTGCTGCCCCAGCTGCTTCGAGAGCCGCTACTCCGATGGGAACGCTAGCCCAGCGGCGGCATTGGAGGGACAGGCGTCCCTTG GAACCGGGGAGTCAGGACGCCACCGAACCGAAGCACAGGACCGCGCCTCCTTGGAGGCCGGGACCATCTCCCGAGCAGCTCTTCCCGCCGCTGCCGCCGGCTCCAGCCTGGGGATTCAGAGTGGGCCACCCGAAGGGCGGGAGCAAGAGCGCCTGGAGACGCCCCATAATCTCACGGAGGACGCCTCCTGCCCCACCTGCTCTTCTTCCTCTGACTCGGAACCCGAAGGCTTTTTCTTAGGTCAGCGCCTTCCCCTGGCCTGGAAGACCCCCGGAAACCTTCAGGCAGATGACAGCGACACCTCCAGGAAGCACTGCACCCTTTGCTAG